CGAAGCGGATCGTGTCATTGCGCAGGCTGTGGTGCTCGAAGACCTTGACCTCGCCGGTGTACCAGTCGAACTCGACGGTGCCGTGGTAGCCGAAGAAGCGCGCGCCACGCGCCCCGGCCTTGACGCGGGCGAAGAAGTTCTGCGAGTAGCTCGCCTGCACTCCGCTCTCAAACTCGACGATGGCGTTGCCGCTATCCTCGTTCTGGATGCTCTCCGAGAACATGCAGTGCATCCCCGCCCCGCGCTTGACCCCGTTGCCCTGCCCGCGCTTGTAGAACAGGTTGAACGGGCTCTCGATGCACGTCTCCTGCTCGTCGCAGTCATCGCACATCAGCCCCTCGGGCTTGTCGCCGCCGTAGACCCGCCGTGAGTTCATCGCGCACACCCACTTCGGCGTCGAGCCCAGCAGGTACGAGATATAGTCGAAGTCGTGGGTGGCCTTCTGCAGGAAGAGCCCGCCGGTCTCGTTGAAGTCCCGGTACCAGCCCCCGTAGTACACCCATCCATACGGCACGTTGTTCCAGGCCTGCACGTGCTCGATGCTGCCCAGGCGACCTGACTCGATGATCTCCTTGGTCGTCAGCGCCAGTGTCGTCAGGCGCAGCGGGAAGGAGACGACGACCTGGGGCGCG
This portion of the bacterium genome encodes:
- a CDS encoding Gfo/Idh/MocA family oxidoreductase gives rise to the protein MLRFGVIGYGGRIRGIINGLKQFDVPFTIAAITDPKGPEYKDQFADDLKDTVLYEDADQMLDTEQLDGVLVGTRCSLHTPSALKVAQRKLPLFLEKPVATSMEQVRALAEAFADYAPQVVVSFPLRLTTLALTTKEIIESGRLGSIEHVQAWNNVPYGWVYYGGWYRDFNETGGLFLQKATHDFDYISYLLGSTPKWVCAMNSRRVYGGDKPEGLMCDDCDEQETCIESPFNLFYKRGQGNGVKRGAGMHCMFSESIQNEDSGNAIVEFESGVQASYSQNFFARVKAGARGARFFGYHGTVEFDWYTGEVKVFEHHSLRNDTIRFEAGGGHFGGDTQLCYDFLQIVQKQGNSRSPIAAGITSALTCLRARESAAERKFCEVRM